The stretch of DNA cagatttgtaccttgtcagctcgggggtttgaacttgcaaccttccggttactagtccaacgctctaaccactaggctaccctgccgccaattacatgtcacttcattgaagatttTTCGATGTCTAGCTGTCCtctggactgctttgagttcagcgacagacatacctcagagaatttggcagaggAACTTttgagagtggccagagaatggcaagtagatggaaaagtggtcTGTTTTGTTAGCGACAATGCGGCTAACATAACCAAAGCCGTTAAAATGGACCCATCATCCATGCCCACACAGTCAACCTGATtgtaagagatgctctgaaggtgatgaagcccactgtggacaaagtgaaagcagctgtggaatACTTCCACAGGAGCACAGTAGGTGCTGAAAAACTGAAGTCTACACAATGCCAGATGgggatgcctgagctgaggcctaaacaagactgcaatacaaggtggaattcaacattttatatgttgaagcggtttcttgagtcaaaggatgccatcatctctaccctggccattgtcaatgcacctgttgatgctctgacccaagaggaatgggagctggtggaggaggtgtgcagagtcctggaaccctttgagcaggttcctgtggagatcagtggagagaggtacagtaagcatttattactacatcattattttatccagtattatatatgtatatgagcagtagatgagaatgtagtatcagtagacaaaacaGCTGCACTTGACCTGAGGTTTAAGAAGTTAGCATTCAGTGATGCcagcaccagggcaacaggaagaagagggatcagatggagcataagcaccagcagtagtgccacaaacatctgctgtttggatgctgtttgacgagagagcaactggggatgcagcaTGAAGGAATCTCTCAGCAGATGCCATAAGGGAGGTCCGATCCTATTTGGAGGAGCTCCTCCTCTGAGCTGGTGGATgaacaaggcctctgtctacccacggcttactaaagtcatgacagggagactctgcatcgtggccacatccgttccctctgagaggttcttctcgaaaacgggacaaataattactgagagaagaaaCCACACCAGCCCCTTGAAAGTGAGGCAGCTTGTatttctgaatgcaaatctctcataaaagcaaagtatggtcagcattgctgtgtgctgctggttgTAACATGGCAATAAAGTAAAGAGAAATGTTttaagtgggatgctgcagttttgcagTTTCTATTATTATGCTGTTCAGATTGTATTAGTTTTGAATTGTTAcatttatatgcactttgtttatatacattaaaaaagttatactttaaatgCACATGTGTAATAACATCCttattttgtacatttatttcaatttgtgggatgctgcagttctgcaaattgttatttatttttctttgatatggtgcaatattctaGTATACTGTTCAGATTGTGTTCGTTTTGAATGATTAGACTTATATGCACTTTGTTTCTATACATTAAAAAGAAATTGTTTAATAGCATtaacaaaccaatgcatttttaaatacattgtagttaaggtagagtatgatttcatttaataatttaattagaattgttttaacaccaatcatagtcaaattatcgcaaactgtttgacttgaaaaaatacaaaacatattaTTTTTAAAGAGCGTTTGGGAGCCAAAATAGCAGGCTGTTTTTGGTGAGCTGAGGCGAACTGAAAAGAGCCGGAATGCCCATCACTAGCCTCGatctctgtctgcctgctttacaTAGAAAGACACGGCCATATGACTCACTGCCTGTAGGAGCAAACCATTTTCGTGAACACGGTGGtctacctaataaactggcaatTGAGTGTATGACCAACGTTAACACAACACTCAAGTCCATCTGAGTATATGCATGGAAATGAACGATTATTACCCattggtgtgtgggtgtgcatgtaagaagacaaaaaggaacacacagtcacacacgttGATGAGCCAGTGCACAGTCGCGGGGCATTGAGTTGGCAACGTACAGTGGGATAAGAGCGGTGATCGGACATCGGAAGGAAGCATAGCGTCCAGTACATAACAAGCAGCCTGGGACCAAGGACATTAGCATGTCTCCATTTTTTAACAGCCTTTTCACGTATATAATTGGTATGAGAACAATTTCACGTATATCTGACCCATATCACGTGgcatcaaatgaaattgtatttgtcacgctTCGTAAAGgggtagacctacagtgaaatgcttacttacgggcccttcccaataaTGCAgagatacaaataaataaaaacattttgaaaaagatATAACATGAGTAACGTGTACTTGGCTATATACTGTaaatggggtaccagtaccgagttgatgtgcaggggtacgaggtagctGAGATCGATATCTAAATATAGGTAGAGGTGAAGTGACGAGGAACAGGATAGAAATTgcatagatatacagtaccagtcaaaagtttggacacacctattgattcaagggtttttctttctttgttttactattttctacattgtagaataatagtgaagacatcaaaactatgaaataacccatatggaGTCATGTATTACCCCAAAAAGTGGTAAAGtggtaaacaaatctaaatatattttctattttaaattcttcaaagtagccaccctttgccttgatggcagctttgaacactcttggcattctctcaaccagcttcacctggaatgcttttccaatagtcttaaaggagttcccacatatgctgagcacccaaaccatctcaattgggttgaggtttggtgattgtggaggtcaggtcatctgatgcagcactccatcactctccttcttggtcaaatagcccttacacagcccagaggtgtgttgggtcattgtcctgttgaaaaacaaattatagtcccactaagcgcaaaccagatgggatggtgtatcgatgcaggatgctgtggtagccatgctggttaagtgtgccctgaattacaaataaataactgacacggtgggaaccacacatgcggagatcatccgttcacctactctgcgtctcacaaagacacagcggttggaaccaaaaatctcacatttggactcatcagaccaaaggaaatatttccaccggtctaatgtccaatgctcgtgtttcttggcccaagcaagtctcttcttattattggtgtcctttagtaatggtttctttgtagcaattcaaccataaaggtctgattcacacagtctccgaACTAATGactttgagatgtgtctgtttcttgaactctgtgaaacatttatttgggctgcaatttctgaggctggtaactctaataaaggTATCCTCTgaggcagaggtaactctgggtcttactctcctgtggcggtcctcatgagagacagtttcatcatagcgcttgatggtttttgcaactgcacttcaAGAAACTTGGAATTTTCctgattgattgaccttcatgtcttaagtaatgatggacttttgtttccttttgcttatttgaactgttcttgccataatatggacttggtcttttgccaaatagggatatcttctgtataccagccctaccttgtcacaacacaactgattggctcaaatgcattaagaaggaaaaaaattcgacaaatgaacttttagcaaggcacacatgttaattgaaatgcattccaggtggctacctcatgaagctggttgagagaatgccaagagtgtgccaagctttcatcaaggcaaagggtggctactttgaagaatctcaaatataaaatatattttgatttgttgaacacgtttttggttactacatgattccatatgttatttctaTCGGCTGTCTGCTTTTCAGGACTGTTCCTTGAATATTtacaatttatttatttgaatcagctgcgtAGTGCTGGGGCAAAAACATGCACCCAGGTGGGTGGgggccccaggactgagtttgggaaaccctgatctAAAGTACATGGCATTCCAGTACTGTACAACCACAGGCGATTGAGTCTGGTGCAACCCACTTCAATGTACTGTATCTCATCCATCATCTAGCTCTTTTATCATTCAAGCCTTGGATAGATTAGCAGTGGAAGTACAGATCCTTACTGAATGCTTCCCTCACCTGGCTGTCAGGTAACGGACCACACATTCAGAGATGCAGTTAACAGGATGTGCCACTGGAGTGGAGAATGGTTACCACGCTGAGAATCAAAAGGCACACATTTATAATAACCACATGCATGTCTATAATTCTACTATAAAAACCAAGAACATTGATTCAGTCAGTGTATGTTTCCCTGTGAAGCCTAGGGTAGTATTTGTGGTCTGTACCCACAAATCATTTATCAGTCACTTGTCCTTAACTTTGTCTTCTGTAGTCTTGCCTCCAATTGACCTCTACGCAGAACGAATGTCTTTGGAACTAGGAAGGGTAATATACTGCTAATTGGTTGCATCTATATTTCCCCTAATAAATATTACTGCTCAGTTGCTGAAATAAACTACACTACACTCAGGTTGTCGCGTAGTGTTTGCACTTGAATACTGAAAAGATCCCAAgcagcacatactgtatataacatgCTGCCTCCGAGGTTAATTAATTTGCCAGCCAATATCTGTCCGGGTCTGTCCCTACATTGCTACACCTCCAAACAGGAACAACCTTACTGAAATCTTAATGGCCAATTGCCCAAATAATATGTGGTGGGCTCCACCCAATGTAACTGTCCATGGTTTTGAAACAATAGCTACACATTTGACTGCATTGTCAAAGACATGGTTAAGTAATCACAAAACTATTGAACGTGATCAGGATACAATGAAATGTTTAATCATTGGCTTGATTATACATTGACTATATTAAAGTTTCCAAGTTTACTGGACACCTTTAAAAGGGACACTTCAGCATTTTGGTAACGAGGCCCTTTAGCTACTTGCCGGGAGTCAATTATAACTTTGATCCGTTAACCATAGACatccagtcattgcgctatctACTAGCAACGTCAAGTCATTACACCAACGCTAGTTAGCGTTAGCTCACGAAACTACCAACTTCCTCCACACTGGACAGACATAATGGTATCAAGTGAATCGGACTCTGGGAGAGTAGATCTAGAGCCTCATTGCCGAAATATCCCTTTAGTGAAGTGCAATTGAGTTCAGGTGCCCATGAACTGAGAACAATAAGAGGTACGTCTGTGCAAATCATACAGCAATTTGCATTAAACTATAAACAGAAACCACCAACATAGCaaatacagtaaaaaaaaaaaaaaacacaaattaaAATATTTCCTTACAATTTGAAAGTCTACAAAGGGACCTGAACGCCAACATTCAGTCCTTCGTTGCACAGCCAGAATAGGTTCAAGGGTGGATGGTGTCAACCCTCTGCAAATGGAACCGCCAAGCATCTAAATAAGTTAGCACAGGAACTCTACTAGCTTGGAATACAAATAGCAATAGAAAAATGCCAGATGACAGTCCAGCTTATGAAATAAGATTGTGAGATAATGGGATCGATAACAGCAGTTGCAAATCTGGGACGACATGTCCAAATACACTGCGCTAGGCTCACTTGTACCTCTGGCAATATACAGGTATTACAAACTGCTGTAGTACGTCAACGTCTGGAGCAACTAAACACATTTAAAATGACAGGACAGAAGTCACTAAAAACAAAACAGCTCTGTGGGAAAGCAGATGCACAACTACAATCTCTAGCTTTCATTTATTATACAATCAAAGGCCACTGTTAAAGCATTTACAAATTAATTATAACAAAATCTAGCATTAACAAAAATCTCTTCCAGTTGCATTTTATGGAAACTAGTGAACAGTAATATTTTTACTGTAACATATACACATTAAATATGGTACATCTTAGTCCATGCAGTTGCGCACAGCCAGTTGTGTATCATGGTATGTTTTAACTTTAATATTTGAAGTGTATGGGAGGTTGTGACATCAGCCACCAGTGCATTACAGTCCATGTTGGGAAGAGAGGCACTCCAGGCCTCAAAGAGAACTCAGCCAGACTTGAAGAGGAGGATGGCCACCTGCCCTAAGTAGAAGTAGATGAAATGCTTTGTCTCATGAGTGACGTAGCTGCCGAAGTTCCTTCCAACAATGCAATGCCATGTAGGGTTATACTTCTTGTCAAATTCCTATAGGGATTTAAAAAGCAGGGCTTTAGTAATCAATGACTGCACGAGGAAGATAATGACCTCATGGCATGCACATCTTGCAGCCTGGTCATCGTATTTAAACAGCTTGCACCATGGAAGACTACACTCTAATTGGAATACATAGGCCAAAGGCCTGACAACAGAGTTTTCACATCTCACCTTCTTTATGTAGGCTGCAATGTCCTTTTCTATATTGTACTTCTCCATGGCCTGGGTAGCACAGTCCACTGCATCCTGCTGCATGTCCTCAGACATGTCAGCATTCTTGATTACTGCCTTCCTGTCAGTCATGCCTGCAAACAAGGACAACAAAAAGAAACAAGTCTAAACTAACATAATTACAGATACAAAATGACAAGTTTAGTGAGGTGATAAAGCCAGAATTCACAGGTAACACGTGCAGCTATGATTGGTTTACCCCGTCTTCACCGTACCGTGCGGTTTACGATGAAAATCAAAGAATAGGCCAATCAAGTGCAGATATGATACAATGTTGCAATCAACGCGGTTCTATCAGTGTTTCCGAATGTACTGGGATAATAGCTGGTCTATAATTCGGCACCAGATTACGTTGAGTGACTACGACCCTGTGCTGGTTAGGTACAATACGAATAGGTTGCGGAAGAAACTCGATACAGGTAGAATTAAAAACCACATGGCGACATCACATTTATACAATTAGGAATCTGTCCCCTGAAATGCACAATTCTAGTCTAGTTCAAACATCCAGATAAAGCAACTATTAGTTTAATTTTTTACATATCATTCCTTTAAATTATGGATGATTTAACGGGTCCGAGGGTGATCGGATTCGTGCCAATAGCCTGCAGGTGGTAGTGATTGCGCATTAGTTCATTATTTCGATTTAAATTCACAATAGAAAGTAGGCTACCTTGTACGAGAAACTTCGCTTCAATTAGACAACCTGAATCACCACCATCCATGCAAGTCAAGTGTGAGTGCGTGCAGGCTACTCAACATTGTCGCTCACCTTATTTAGGAGATGCTGATACTATCCCCTTCGTAATCTGGTAATTCCCCTTAGTGGATATCAAGTTTTGCTTACTTGATGGATCGTGCTGCGACAAATTATTTTACAAGATTTACTCAAAGCAAATATGTGGGGAAACTGCCCTCGTAAAATACCTCCCCCGCCCTACACAACTTACCCTGCCATTGGCTGAGCTGCCACCTCTTCTTGTGTTTTGAGCATTTTCTAGCAGCTCTTCTCTGCCAGCATCTTATTTCATCCCACAATGCATCGTTAACAATACACGGTGAGGTAAGTAGAGAAGGCCTCCTCACACTCAGCTGTACGGAGTATTTATTATGCTCGATGTGTTAGTTTATTGATATCAGCACCAATGAATGTATGAGAGATTATATAGGCTATTCATTTTATAAAAATATAATCCATGTTTGTCTGTGTGAGATGTATATAAACATCTGTTTGGAATGACATTTCCTCACTACCGCATACAACTCTTAACAGGCTGTTATCACTTATTTCAGAGTTTATATTCAGTTATTTCTTgattaaacctagtcctggactaaaacacAGTAAATTATGAATCTCCATTGAAATGGTTTAGTCCAGGACTAAAATTAATCTGTGTCGGGGAAACCGCCCCACGGTGTAAAATGTAATACATTGGAGTAGATGGTTTACTGGGGTTTTCAATTAGGTCTACAAATAAGCATGTATCTTCTATTACATCATAGGGACATGAAGATCAGCTTTAACATTCAttcaaaagaagaaaaaaactaaaaaccAGGTATGTCTTTTCAGGATTTTATTGAAAATACTAAACTGAAAGAGTAAAGTAAATTTAAGTAATAAAGactaactatactaaatataatccccAACCATCCCACATTTTAATGCCTTATTTACCAGACTCCTTGCATCCTTTGATCCAACTTCCTGGTCCTCAGTTTCCTTTTCTTACTCCAAAAACGTAAATAATCCTTATCCTTTGACTCTGCGCATATTTACCGCTCAAAAATTGAAATAAACTGGGCCATTCAAAAAGTTGCATCTAGGATTCCTTAATTAGTTCAATTGATTTGATTCCTGGAAAATTGATCCCGTTCCAAGCATCCATTCTTGCCTATCCCTTCCCTAAACGCTCCTCTGATCCGGCTCCAAGGATTGGGATCCACTGAGCCACTCCTCCAATCAAAACCTTGAAATACCAGGAAAAAAATCAGAGGGAAACCATTAGAATCATGTCTGATTTGGGCCCAGCCCACTTCTTATATTGTGCACTCATGACATGTCACTACTAATGATCAATTTAAAAAAGTGAGCACCAAAAGCATCAAATTCAGTttagattaaaaaatatatatttctcaaTGTTTGAGCTGAAACAAGCCCAGAGCCCCTGTCTAATTAAACCAGCATCTATAAAAGAAAAAAGATAAAGGGTTCCTATGTAACATTAAAGTTGAAAAGGTATACCTCAGGACATTTGTCCTGGCACAAAACCAAATACATGCACTGTTTATcagtgctttaaaaaaaaaaaagttgccaAACAATAAGTATATATGATATAGAAAATTGTGCTACATTCAAGAGACAATCATGCATCTTGTAGCAACCATTTTATCAATAGATGCAAATAATCAATACTAAAGCATACCATTGCCTCGACCTCCTAAGATGTCCTATCCTGATCAAACAAATGAAATGTGCTCCACAACTTTTATTCCAAATCACTCTTTAATCCTTATCTTCAGATGTCTAAAGGAAGACACAAGGGTAAAACAGTTTAGCAATGAACTCCCACCATCCCATGAAAAAGTACATCTCAATTTTCCAACACTTACAAAAACATTGATCTCATTAAAAAGAACCGGGTTTCAAGTGTTGCAAAAAATTGAGGACAGACAATAGGTAAATCTAAATTAATTGAAAGGGATCAAAACAAAAGGACTAAAGTAGGGAGGGtcaggggagggaggaaaggtgATACACCTACATACCAAGACCTTCCACTAGGACATCAGGAGATGAAATGCAAAAATTCAAATCTATAGTTGACTTCTGGAAAAACTCAAAAGGGGATAAAAACAAGTGTAGAGGGGAACTGTTTACAGGGGATCCACCAAAAGGGCAACAGAGTTTAGGAACGGGAGCGAGAGCGGCTATGGCGTGGAGAGTAGCGAGGAGATCCTCTGCCACCACGGGTACCACCACCGCGAGAGTTGCTGCGGCTGCGACTGGCTGCGCTGTGGCTCCTGCTTCGACTGCGGCTCCTGGAACGTGATCTTCCATAGCTCGGGCTGCGGGGACCATCTACTTTCACGCGAACGTAAGCGGTCTCTCCCTGGTAGACACACAAAAAGAACTGGACGTTGAAATGAAAAGCATTTCCACCTCAAACGGTTCCTTCCATTGCATCAAAACAAGCCTTCAGTTCTTGAAAGGCTGCACAAGTAGTCACTGGATTGAAAGTGGGGAAAGGTTGAGGGGAAAGATTCAAGTGTTATTAGTCACTTTAGTTATCTTTAACAAAAATAGAATCATATCCTTACAATCAAATCCATGAACCACCAATCAAACCTGAAAGCATACCTCGTGTGATCGGAATTTGGTGTTATCCAGTTTTCGAACGGCGTAGGTCATGTCTTCTTTGCGCACAAACTCCACAACCCCAGTTCCATCTCTGAAAACATCAGCATAACATACATCCCCAGCCTCACGCATGTGATCCTTGAGGTCCTGCCAGCTGCCACTCTGAGGAAGCCCTTTGGAGAGAAGAGCATATAAATTAGATTGTTATCACTGAGTAAAACATCTTTGCTCAATGGTACAAACTTGCTCAATAGATCTGTGGCATAGCAGTATAATTCTGAATCTGCACAGAGAATAACTAAACCAGGCTGGTTCTACCCCACCAGAAACAATGAACTAATGTAGAAGACATGGATATGAATTAACTATCAATATTTAGTGGACCAAAAGACCACCGCTTCCGTCTTGTGAAAAAGTAACTAGCCAATCAGCCTCTGCCGAGTACCCAAAAACCAGATGTTCCAGCAAtactccatcttaactcctcctccacatttactggattggttgaacagtgcagaagaggtCTGCCCAACAGCTTATTTTCCTTCTCGCCAAGACCAGAGGTGTGTGCAGTTCACGTCGACGTTTGATACATTCTTGAACTAAGTTACGTTTGCTGGGTATGGCGAGTATATAAAAGGGCAGTGGCCATGTTCACAGCGTTCCCAAACCCCTCCCAGTTTTTCAACTGGTCATACTGAATGCAGCCCAGTATGTAGGGGACCTAGTTTCAGGCGATTACTTTACACCTGCTATGTTAACACAGGGAGTCCATTTGTTAGTGAAATACAGAAGAACACCAGCACAGTGTTGTTGAAATATTAAAGACTGGTAAGTTACCGTTTGCACAGTAGGTCAACGTGGTGGCATGCAGTGCAACAAGTGAAGTATAtcaactagaggttgaccgattaatcggcatgccGATTAATTTGGACTGATTTCAAATGTGCATAACAATTGGTAACCGgaatttttggatgccgattatatTGCAATCCACAAGGAGACTTCATGGGAGGCTGACCaactgttacgcgagtgcagcaaggaatacgtttaatgctagctagctacttatcTTATAAGAAACGATCCATCTtaacaatcactagttaactacacatggttgatgatattactagtttaaaactagcttgtcctgcgttgcatataatcactGCGGTGCCTGAAGctaggggcactatttttatgtttggaaaaataacgttcccaaagtaaagcctatttctcaggaccagatgctagaataggcatataattgacagattaggatagaaaacactaaagtttccaaaactgtcaaaatattgtctgagtataacagaactgatattggaggcaaaaccctgagaaaaatcaaaccaggaagtggattctattttgaaaactccatgttccatagcctcccattgctccatttaaaggtatatcaaccagattcctttccctatcgCTCCCTCGAGGTGTCAGTCTAGTtgtagtttcaggcttttattttgaagaatgagcgtgaatgaccacattgcgtaagtggataggtgggggctctcagagtgagttgtgcgcaaaagagaaaggcggccattgttactcccagtcctagtgaaaagccaactgtcccggttgatatgttatggaatagatatttgaaaaacaccctgaggattgattataaaaaacatttgacatgtttatgTGGACATTAtagatataatttggaatttgtctgcgttgtcgtgaacgctctttccggtggattcctgggcataacgcaccaaactaacggaggtatttggatataaaaaatatctttatggaacatttgttgtctatCTGGGAGtcttgagtgaaaacatccgaagatcaaaggtaaacgattaatttgattgcttttctgatttccgtgaccaagttgcCTGATgctacacaaacgcttgtattgctttcgctgtaaagcatcatttcaaaatctgagacaacaggtggattaacaaaaggctacgcggtgttttgcaatattgcacttgtgatttcatgaatattttctagtaatattatttgactgtggcgctatgctgtgGGACAGCATTTTTTATGAAACCTGTGAAATTGGTGTTATATTTGCTCTTCGCACTGAGTATTCCTCACTCTACCAGAGTAAGATCGATGTGTATTGCAAACAAGTACGGGAAAGTCCTGAGGGCGTTTTACGGTCATCAGACGTCCTTGGGCGGAAGTAAAGGTATGTCTTTCCTTCCCCTCCTATGTTCCAGAATGCCCTGACTAGAAgtaaatctgggacactcaaattagtgtgTTACATTTGGTACCGTTGCACAAGATTGGCACTTTAAATGAATGGGTTTAACATGCAATGCTGCCATTTTCTTCtgtacataagaattagcatatTAAGTAGCTAATTTGCAAAGCCAAAAGTAAATTGTTACATACGCCGTTTTTCACAAGGCATGAAGATTTGGTCATATGACAACCCTACCGTAAAACTATTAGTCTTAAGTTATTGTAATTATGTATTCCGTACTGCCTCATTTGCATAATATCACAGTTTATTTGAATCTACTCTGTTCTAAATCAGCCCTGAAAATGTCATTAGAATATGACAACCCTATCTTGAGGTATTGGACAGAGCGTGTTGAAATTAAGTCTCCAGACAGATGATTCTGTGCCATCATTGACCAGGGGCGACCCTTTTCGATCACTTGAAAATGAGACCTCAGCAACGGTAAGTCTCCAACCTAGTTACACAACTCACCTGAGACAATGACCCTGTACTCGGAGCGTCTGGATGGCGGCCCGTATCTGCCTCTAGGGGCGccaccaaccccccccccaccaccaccaccaccaaagcCGCCTCTCCCCCCACCCCTGCCGCTCCGAGGGAATTCAACTCGCAGCCGATAACCGTCGTAGTCATAGCCGTCTCGTCCGTACACTGCATCGTCGGCATCCCTGAAAGTGATAGAAAATGTTAGTTAAACAATCGTCCACACAGCACCCTGTGGCGTAACTCATTAGCCGGCTAAACTCAATTTACTTTAACTCGTGGCGTTTAGTTGGCTAGCcacaaacaaagacaacttcaATGTGCCACTGCAGAAAGAGACGAAACCAGCGGTCAAGCCAATTAACGTTACATTCTTAAAACGAAAATGGCTAGTTACGTTAACTTTAGTTACATGTGCAAACTAAGTCGACGTTGCATGAGCATAGATATTCAAGTTACAGTATAGTAACGTTAGAGCAGTGCACGAGTTGCTAACAAGCTAGCCTTTAGCTACCTGGGATCTTCAAATTCGATAAAGGCAAAGGGAGGTCCTCCTCTCCGATTTTTCAAGTCGATGTCGCGAATCGCTCCGTATTTGTAAAACACGTCCTCGACATCTTTGGTGCGAATATCAGGGGGTAGATTTCCGACGTAAATACGACAATCGTTATTTCCTGCAGGGCCTCTCACGACGCCTCCCGAcataatagctaacgttagctagtttatTTTAGCGTTGAGTTTAAATAAAAAGCGAGTTCTCAAAACGGTATTCAAGTAGATCACAACCGATTAGAAAACCATATTAGTATAGTGCATAAACACGAAATAAGGTATCAATCGCGCTTAAAGCTGTCTACTAGCTAGCTACACTTCTCCCGGTGCAGAACCGCGCTTCTTCGCGAGGGCATTCATCAATACAGGAAATGTGCCCAGTAGAGAACTCTAGAAATGCCTACCTCCGCCAAACAAACTAGTccacagggctcatctgtaaaagagacctggGTGTCAGTATGCCTCCCTGATAGAATAAATGTTAAATCAATAAACACAGGTGTGTGGTATTGGTATAATTACGTGAATAATTTCAGCTAAAAAGGTTTTCAGGTGAGCAGATTGTTATTGTTTAGCCATTATCGCCTTGCAATTTTAAATCGTCATAATGTATCAATTGTCTTTATGAGTAGTGGC from Oncorhynchus kisutch isolate 150728-3 linkage group LG15, Okis_V2, whole genome shotgun sequence encodes:
- the LOC109905711 gene encoding dynein light chain 2, cytoplasmic isoform X2, whose product is MTDRKAVIKNADMSEDMQQDAVDCATQAMEKYNIEKDIAAYIKKEFDKKYNPTWHCIVGRNFGSYVTHETKHFIYFYLGQVAILLFKSG
- the LOC109905710 gene encoding serine/arginine-rich splicing factor 1B isoform X2, coding for MSGGVVRGPAGNNDCRIYVGNLPPDIRTKDVEDVFYKYGAIRDIDLKNRRGGPPFAFIEFEDPRDADDAVYGRDGYDYDGYRLRVEFPRSGRGGGRGGFGGGGGGGGVGGAPRGRYGPPSRRSEYRVIVSGLPQSGSWQDLKDHMREAGDVCYADVFRDGTGVVEFVRKEDMTYAVRKLDNTKFRSHEGETAYVRVKVDGPRSPSYGRSRSRSRSRSRSHSAASRSRSNSRGGGTRGGRGSPRYSPRHSRSRSRS
- the LOC109905711 gene encoding dynein light chain 2, cytoplasmic isoform X1: MDGGDSGCLIEAKFLVQGMTDRKAVIKNADMSEDMQQDAVDCATQAMEKYNIEKDIAAYIKKEFDKKYNPTWHCIVGRNFGSYVTHETKHFIYFYLGQVAILLFKSG
- the LOC109905710 gene encoding serine/arginine-rich splicing factor 1B isoform X1 → MSGGVVRGPAGNNDCRIYVGNLPPDIRTKDVEDVFYKYGAIRDIDLKNRRGGPPFAFIEFEDPRDADDAVYGRDGYDYDGYRLRVEFPRSGRGGGRGGFGGGGGGGGVGGAPRGRYGPPSRRSEYRVIVSGLPQSGSWQDLKDHMREAGDVCYADVFRDGTGVVEFVRKEDMTYAVRKLDNTKFRSHEFFLCVYQGETAYVRVKVDGPRSPSYGRSRSRSRSRSRSHSAASRSRSNSRGGGTRGGRGSPRYSPRHSRSRSRS